In the Sandaracinus amylolyticus genome, CGCTTGCTGAGGATCTCGCCCTCGAGCTCGACCTCCATGCGGGTGAGGCGCGTCTCGCGAAGCTCGCCCGCGAGCGCGAGCTCGAGGGTCTTCTTCACCTCGCCCTTCGCGCCCGCGCAGAAGTGCCCGACGCTGTCCTTCGGCGCCGAGTTGATCGCGACCACCGGGATGCCCGCACCGACCCAGCGCGCGGCCCACAGCAACGTGCCGTCGCCGCCGATCGTCACCACGAGATCGGTGTCCTCGACCAGCCCTTCGTCGCCGCGGAAGCGGAACACCGCGCGACAGCCCATCGACTCGAGCGCAGCGCGCGCCTCGTCGATCGTCGCGACGTGATCCTCGTGGGCCTCGAGCAGACGCGTCACCGCGGGATCGCGGCGCTCGAGCAGCTCGAGGAAGCGCGCGTTCTTCCGCTCCTTGACGTTCGTCTGGTAGGCCGACTTCTTGTAGACGACGAGCACGCGCGGCACGTCGCGCGCGCTCATGCGGCGCGTCGGCCGCGTGCTCACCGGGCGCCTCCGCGATGCTCCGCGAGGCGGCGGATCGCGACCTCGGTCTTCACGTCGCCGATGCGTCCGTCGCGGCACGCCGCGAGCGCCTCCGCGACCGGCACCCACTCGATGTTCGCGCGCTCCTCGACCGGCGAGCCGTCCATCTGCGGCACCGTCGCGCCGTCGGGATCCACCTCGGCGACGAAGAGGTGCACCTTCTCCGCGATGACGCCGGGCGTGAGGTACACCGCGGGCCCGAGCCGCACGAACGCGCTCGGCGCGACCTCGAGCCCGACCTCCTCGAGCGTCTCCCGCGCGCAGCACCCGCGCAGGCCGTCCTCGCCCTTCTCGTCGACCTCGACCAGACCGGCCGGCACCTCGAAGAGCGTGGGATCCCCGCTCTCCGCAGGGATCGGCAGCGAGTACCCGGGGCGCAGCGCGATCGGCGGACGGATCGACGAGCGCAGGCACACCCGACCGTCACGCGTGACGAGCACGATGCCGACCGCGTCGATCGCATCGCGCTCCGCGCAGTCGTAGCGGTACTCGCGGCTGGCGCTGCCGTCGGCGTAGCGGTTGCGCAGCACGAGGCGACGCACGCGCACGAAGCCCTCGTTCGATCGCATCGACGCGCTCTCGTCGCGCACGATCTCG is a window encoding:
- a CDS encoding NUDIX hydrolase, which codes for MSDKRSLVERPAVSIEIVRDESASMRSNEGFVRVRRLVLRNRYADGSASREYRYDCAERDAIDAVGIVLVTRDGRVCLRSSIRPPIALRPGYSLPIPAESGDPTLFEVPAGLVEVDEKGEDGLRGCCARETLEEVGLEVAPSAFVRLGPAVYLTPGVIAEKVHLFVAEVDPDGATVPQMDGSPVEERANIEWVPVAEALAACRDGRIGDVKTEVAIRRLAEHRGGAR
- a CDS encoding NAD(+)/NADH kinase, yielding MSTRPTRRMSARDVPRVLVVYKKSAYQTNVKERKNARFLELLERRDPAVTRLLEAHEDHVATIDEARAALESMGCRAVFRFRGDEGLVEDTDLVVTIGGDGTLLWAARWVGAGIPVVAINSAPKDSVGHFCAGAKGEVKKTLELALAGELRETRLTRMEVELEGEILSKRVLNDALFAHASPAATTRYVLRHTHDDGRVSEEEHKSSGLWIGPAAGSTAAQLSAGGRVMPVGSKRLQYIVREPYLPPEGSYRMVRGLIDPGEELAVVSKVREGRVFMDGPHHVRDVRMGAKLVFRRSDEPLTLLGFPRALGA